A region of the Candidatus Zixiibacteriota bacterium genome:
AATCGTCCAAAAGGATAGCTGATGAATTTTATTTCGCGGCCGGTTATGTCCTCCAATCCTTTCTTAGATTTTTCCAATTCCAGGCGAAGCAGACGATTGGAGAGACCTTTGAGACTGATATGACTGAGTCCGTGCGAACCGATTTCAATGCCCGAATCACTCAGCGCTTTGATTTGTTCGGCTGACAGGTGAGAAATCTGACGCAGACGGCCGGTATAGTCCCAGCTGTTCGTTTTACTTATATGATTATAAGGCACAAATACCGCGGCCGGCATATTCATCTCCTGAAAAATCGGAAAGGCGACGCTATAAAACGATTCATAACCGTCATCAAAAGTAATGGCGACCAGTTTCGAGTTGTCTTCGGCAATGACATATTCCGCAAGAGGGATTATTTTGAAGCCTGAGTCAAGTATAGCTTTGAGAATTGTCTTCAGTCTTCGGGCGGAGCACTGATTCAGCCCCAGAGGGAGGTCATCGGTAATATGGTGGAAGGTAAGAATGGCCATATCAAACCGGATTAATGATTTATCAGGTGAGGAACCAGTCAACCATTTTGAGATCTTTTTCGCCAGCCGGGCCAAGGAGTGTCACTGTCATTTTTTCGTGATCGAAAATCCGTCGTGCCGCTTCCACAATGTCATCAGCTTTAATCTTAT
Encoded here:
- a CDS encoding polysaccharide deacetylase family protein; amino-acid sequence: MAILTFHHITDDLPLGLNQCSARRLKTILKAILDSGFKIIPLAEYVIAEDNSKLVAITFDDGYESFYSVAFPIFQEMNMPAAVFVPYNHISKTNSWDYTGRLRQISHLSAEQIKALSDSGIEIGSHGLSHISLKGLSNRLLRLELEKSKKGLEDITGREIKFISYPFGRFNEKVEKFALEVEYSRGFSLSFLRKSPSGFTLPRHAVYITDTPYSVLNKTGSGVMARLERLKGAIINTYAYGTIFLNRLRPGHLHRPD